The Henckelia pumila isolate YLH828 chromosome 2, ASM3356847v2, whole genome shotgun sequence genome includes a window with the following:
- the LOC140882616 gene encoding UV-B-induced protein At3g17800, chloroplastic-like has translation METVAAFQSSFANVSHLPPDWAARSGSTRTVVMRVGFKSPFSNSSIQQGLSTSISNFGTRKLGFVRKRHTVRASMGSNSDSSASPIAPLQLESPIGQFLSQILISHPHLVPAAVEQQLEQLQSDRDAEKEKEGSSASGTELVLYRRIAEVKSNERQKALEEILYALVVQKFMDANVPLVPAITPSPPKSLNGKEENVQHLHSPEAYEMIQNHLALILGNRLGDSNSMAQISKLRVGQVYAASVMYGYFLKRIDQRFQLEKTMKILPQGIEDEGTNAQQVIADETRPGTETSEKAFGNAQPHPEVSSWAGSIGAGNFTEVKPSRLRTYVMSFDAETLQRYATIRSKEAIGIIEKHTEALFGRPEIVVTPEGTIDSSKDEQIKISFGGLKRLVLEAVTFGSFLWDVESYVDMRYHFVAN, from the exons ATGGAAACCGTGGCGGCTTTTCAATCTTCTTTCGCTAATGTTTCCCATTTGCCGCCTGACTGGGCAGCTCGATCTGGGTCTACTCGCACGGTTGTTATGCGGGTTGGGTTCAAATCTCCGTTTTCCAACTCTTCGATCCAG CAAGGGCTATCAACTTCTATTTCAAATTTTGGCACCAGAAAACTGGGTTTTGTCAGGAAGCGCCATACAGTCAGAGCGTCTATGGGTTCAAATTCTGATAGTTCTGCTTCTCCTATCGCTCCACTTCAGCTCGAGTCACCAATTGGTCAATTTCTATCACAGATTTTAATAAGTCATCCGCACCTTGTCCCTGCTGCAGTAGAACAACAGCTTGAACAGCTTCAGTCTGACCGTGATGCCGAGAAAGAGAAGGAAGGGTCATCTGCATCTGGGACAGAACTAGTTTTGTACAG GAGAATTGCGGAGGTCAAATCCAATGAAAGGCAAAAGGCATTGGAAGAGATATTGTATGCCTTGGTGGTGCAGAAATTTATGGATGCTAATGTGCCTTTGGTTCCTGCCATAACACCGTCACCACCAAAGTCCTTGAACGGCAAAGAGGAGAATGTTCAGCATCTCCACTCCCCTGAAGCTTATGAGATGATTCAAAATCATTTAGCTCTAATTCTTGGAAATCGACTCGGTGATTCCAACTCAATGGCTCAAATAAGCAAACTAAGAGTTGGCCAGGTTTATGCTGCATCGGTGATGTATGGATATTTTCTGAAACGGATAGACCAAAGATTTCAGCTGGAGAAAACAATGAAAATCCTACCACAGGGTATTGAAGATGAAGGGACCAATGCCCAACAGGTCATAGCTGATGAGACGAGACCTGGTACTGAAACCAGTGAAAAGGCTTTCGGAAATGCTCAACCGCACCCGGAAGTTTCATCATGGGCCGGTAGTATCGGCGCTGGAAATTTCACTGAAGTAAAGCCATCGAGATTAAGAACTTATGTCATGTCATTTGACGCGGAGACGCTTCAGAGATATGCAACCATTAGATCTAAAGAAGCTATTGGCATCATAGAAAAACACACCGAAGCATTGTTTGGTAGACCTGAGATAGTTGTCACTCCTGAAGGAACCATTGATTCTTCCAAAGATGAACAGATCAAGATTAGCTTTGGTGGTCTGAAACGACTCGTTCTGGAGGCTGTGACCTTCGGTTCCTTCCTGTGGGATGTCGAGAGCTACGTCGATATGAGGTACCATTTTGTTGCAAACTAG
- the LOC140882752 gene encoding protein indeterminate-domain 14-like yields the protein MLRNSDNHSPPPEPENGISISKRKRRPAGTPDPDAEVVSLSPKTLLESDRYVCEICNQGFQRDQNLQMHRRRHKVPWKLLKRETPMARKRVYVCPEPSCLHHDPCHALGDLVGIKKHFRRKHSNQKQWVCDKCSKGYAVQSDYKAHLKTCGTRGHSCDCGRVFSRVESFIEHQDACSMGQLRSESHPLQPPRPPRLVAACLSRTASSPSPSSDTNLSVAPRPSSSSALPRQIDPIFFTNFADTSPASRYPNLEFHLLSKKLDEDQSTQLQLSIGSSSEMGGRTDADGRRTTFNHRSSPRGGSSSTTCDKLPFATAAAVAAPAERLKEVAQEQLRIAVAEKAYADEARQEAKRQIELAEQQFAEAKRIRQQAIGELQKAHALKEHATEQVNSIMLQITCNSCKQKFQQSHAASSSWPPLLPFAEASSSSCENSLGMSNISAALREWEFNKINDRN from the exons ATGTTGAGAAACAGTGATAATCACTCTCCTCCTCCTGAGCCGGAAAATGGAATAAGCATCAGCAAAAGGAAACGGCGGCCCGCCGGAACTCCAG ATCCGGATGCGGAGGTGGTATCTTTATCCCCGAAAACCCTGCTGGAATCAGATCGATACGTGTGCGAGATCTGCAACCAGGGGTTCCAGCGTGACCAGAACCTGCAGATGCACCGGAGAAGGCACAAAGTACCGTGGAAACTGCTGAAGCGCGAGACCCCCATGGCCCGGAAGCGAGTCTACGTTTGCCCGGAGCCCAGCTGCCTCCACCACGACCCTTGCCACGCTCTCGGAGATCTCGTCGGGATCAAGAAACACTTCCGGCGGAAGCACAGTAATCAGAAGCAATGGGTCTGTGACAAATGCTCCAAAGGATACGCTGTTCAGTCCGATTACAAAGCCCATCTCAAAACCTGTGGGACTCGTGGCCATTCTTGCGACTGTGGCCGTGTCTTTTCCAG GGTGGAGAGTTTCATCGAGCATCAAGATGCTTGCAGCATGGGGCAGCTCCGATCAGAATCTCACCCTCTACAGCCACCACGGCCGCCGCGGCTGGTGGCGGCATGCTTATCTCGGACGGCTTCGAGCCCCAGTCCCTCCAGCGACACCAATCTCAGCGTAGCTCCCAGGCCAAGCAGCAGTAGTGCTTTGCCCAGACAAATAGATCCCATTTTCTTCACCAACTTCGCCGACACCAGCCCCGCCTCCCGATACCCGAATCTTGAATTTCATCTTCTTTCTAAGAAATTAGACGAGGATCAGTCGACACAGCTGCAGCTCTCAATCGGGTCGTCGTCGGAGATGGGAGGAAGAACAGATGCAGATGGCCGTAGAACCACCTTCAACCATCGGAGCTCGCCTCGAGGAGGCAGCAGCAGCACCACCTGCGACAAACTTCCTTTCGCAACAGCAGCGGCGGTGGCTGCGCCGGCGGAAAGGCTCAAAGAGGTCGCGCAAGAGCAGCTGAGGATAGCGGTGGCGGAGAAAGCTTACGCGGACGAGGCGAGGCAAGAAGCGAAGAGGCAGATAGAGCTGGCGGAGCAGCAATTCGCCGAGGCGAAAAGGATCCGACAACAGGCTATCGGAGAGCTGCAGAAGGCTCATGCACTGAAAGAACACGCCACGGAGCAAGTCAACTCCATTATGCTGCAAATCACTTGTAATTCTTGCAAGCAAAAATTCCAGCAGAGCCACGCCGCATCCTCTTCCTGGCCGCCATTGCTGCCATTTGCAGAAGCTTCCTCTTCTTCTTGTGAGAATTCACTTGGCATGAGTAACATATCAGCTGCTCTTAGAGAATGGGAATTCAACAAAATTAATGATCGAAATTGA